Proteins encoded in a region of the Candidatus Saccharimonadia bacterium genome:
- a CDS encoding O-antigen ligase family protein, with protein sequence MKLNQQIEKFIQTGLLVIVAVMPFHAFLSVWLGHLFGHQAVIQGWKEALLLILAVAALALLIREPARLQRLRQPWILAALAFGAVALIVTALTRPVAELAAFGAKTDLEFLLAGIIAATIATRTLLVRLITIILIGCAVVAGYDLLQIFVLPADFLTHFGYGPGTIVPYQHIAIGTSALRFPSTLGGPNQLGTYLIIPLCLSLALFTRQRRWWQLALFAASLISLIWTFSRGAWIGAGVAIIITLIASLPARLRRTATFAVAIVIAGSLLALPIILTRDGQLQYLLLHASVATHSQANLSDSQHAASLQDGYQALIARPFGHGLGTAGPATFHIGPPHIIEDYYLQVGYETGLVGLGVFTAALGLLLMALWRTSAAHALAIPLAAAIGGICLVAIVLPAWADSTTALIAWIAAGTAASVTPKARHV encoded by the coding sequence ATGAAACTCAATCAACAGATTGAAAAATTCATCCAAACCGGTCTGCTCGTCATCGTCGCCGTGATGCCGTTTCACGCCTTTTTGAGCGTGTGGCTCGGCCACCTGTTTGGCCACCAGGCCGTCATTCAAGGCTGGAAAGAGGCGCTGCTGCTCATCCTGGCAGTCGCCGCCCTAGCGCTCCTCATCCGCGAACCCGCCCGCCTCCAGCGTCTGCGCCAGCCCTGGATCCTCGCCGCCCTCGCCTTCGGAGCCGTGGCCCTTATCGTCACCGCCCTCACTCGCCCCGTCGCCGAGCTAGCCGCCTTTGGCGCCAAAACCGATCTCGAATTCCTTCTCGCCGGCATCATTGCCGCCACTATCGCCACCCGCACCCTGCTCGTGCGCCTGATCACGATCATTCTCATCGGCTGCGCCGTTGTCGCCGGCTATGACCTGCTGCAAATTTTCGTCCTGCCGGCCGATTTTCTCACCCATTTCGGCTACGGGCCAGGCACCATCGTGCCCTACCAGCACATCGCCATCGGCACCTCGGCGCTCCGCTTCCCTAGCACCCTCGGCGGCCCCAACCAACTCGGCACATACCTCATTATCCCGCTATGTCTGAGCCTCGCCCTGTTCACGCGTCAGCGCCGTTGGTGGCAGCTAGCGCTGTTTGCCGCTAGCCTCATCAGCCTCATCTGGACCTTCTCGCGCGGCGCCTGGATCGGTGCCGGCGTCGCCATAATCATCACCCTCATCGCCAGTCTCCCCGCTCGCCTGCGCCGCACCGCCACCTTCGCCGTCGCCATCGTGATTGCCGGCAGCCTCCTAGCGCTACCAATCATTCTCACCCGCGACGGCCAGCTCCAGTACTTGCTCCTCCACGCTAGCGTCGCCACCCATAGCCAAGCCAATCTCTCCGATTCGCAACACGCCGCCTCCCTGCAGGACGGCTACCAGGCCCTCATCGCGCGTCCGTTCGGCCACGGCCTCGGTACCGCCGGACCCGCCACCTTCCACATTGGCCCACCCCACATCATCGAGGATTACTACCTCCAAGTCGGGTACGAAACCGGCCTGGTCGGGCTCGGCGTCTTCACAGCCGCACTCGGCCTCCTCTTGATGGCATTGTGGCGCACCAGCGCAGCTCACGCGCTCGCCATTCCGCTGGCAGCCGCCATAGGCGGCATTTGCCTCGTAGCCATCGTGCTGCCGGCCTGGGCCGACTCCACCACCGCCCTCATCGCTTGGATCGCCGCCGGCACTGCCGCCAGCGTCACCCCCAAGGCGCGTCATGTCTAA
- a CDS encoding rod shape-determining protein, with the protein MFSKRIAIDLGTANILVYVPKRGIVINEPSVVAIDDHNKIVAIGAEAKEMLGRTPDSITASRPLRDGVIADYRITQAMIRHYIGKVTGGFRLSRPDVMVCVPAGATSTERRAVIDATLAAGARAAYIIREPVAAAIGAGIPIASAAGNMVVDIGGGTTEIAILSLGGVVAQHSIRVGGNRLDNAIAEYIRRTYGLAIGDRTAEIIKMQLGTALKLTRDKTMEIRGRDIIQGLPKTITIRANEISGALQDELEKIIQAIRVVLEQTPPELSSDIIDRGMVLTGGGALLQNLDKMLTQVTGVPCVVGEEPLLCVARGTGIALDNLEEYKRSLVAVK; encoded by the coding sequence ATGTTCTCTAAGCGCATTGCAATCGATTTGGGCACCGCCAACATTCTGGTATACGTACCCAAGCGCGGCATTGTCATTAATGAACCGAGCGTGGTGGCCATCGACGACCACAATAAAATCGTGGCCATCGGCGCCGAAGCCAAAGAAATGCTCGGCCGCACGCCCGACAGCATCACAGCCTCGCGGCCCCTGCGCGACGGCGTGATCGCCGATTATCGCATCACCCAAGCCATGATCCGCCACTACATCGGCAAGGTCACCGGCGGGTTCCGTCTCTCGCGCCCGGATGTGATGGTGTGCGTACCCGCCGGCGCCACCTCCACCGAACGCCGCGCCGTCATCGACGCCACCCTGGCCGCCGGCGCCCGCGCCGCCTACATCATCCGCGAGCCTGTAGCCGCGGCCATCGGCGCCGGCATCCCCATCGCGAGCGCGGCCGGCAACATGGTGGTCGACATCGGCGGCGGCACCACCGAAATCGCCATCCTGAGCCTCGGCGGCGTCGTAGCCCAGCACAGCATTCGCGTGGGCGGCAACCGCCTGGACAACGCCATCGCCGAATACATTCGCCGCACCTACGGCCTCGCCATCGGCGACCGCACCGCCGAAATCATCAAAATGCAGCTCGGCACGGCGCTCAAACTCACCCGCGACAAAACCATGGAAATCCGGGGCCGCGACATCATCCAGGGCCTGCCCAAAACCATCACCATCCGCGCCAACGAAATTTCCGGCGCGCTCCAAGACGAGCTTGAGAAAATTATTCAGGCCATTCGGGTGGTACTCGAGCAAACCCCACCCGAACTTAGCTCCGACATCATTGACCGCGGCATGGTGCTCACCGGCGGGGGAGCGCTCCTGCAAAATCTCGACAAAATGCTCACCCAAGTTACCGGCGTGCCTTGCGTAGTGGGGGAGGAGCCTTTGCTCTGCGTGGCCCGCGGCACCGGTATCGCACTCGACAATCTCGAGGAGTACAAACGCAGCTTGGTCGCGGTTAAATAA